A region of Acidobacteriota bacterium DNA encodes the following proteins:
- a CDS encoding amino acid permease, with amino-acid sequence MSPLNRAIGLPAATALVVGTIIGSAIFVQASEITALVPSPPAVVLAWAVAGALTLIGALVCAELASAYPRTGGVYVFLREIYSPVLGFLWGWAMFWTMHSGILAAIATVFARYTGYFVPLDDAATRGVAIGAILVLSAVNYLGVRFGSGLQSAFTVVKVAAVLAIIAIGWALSGSPAAEAAVAPVAAVTAGNFMLAVGAGLFAFGGWHMVTYTAEETVNPTRTIPRSLLIGVVVVTLCYIGLNAIYLRVLSVDKVIASSRVAADTFDVLMGSGGGSVISALVMFSAFGALNGIVMVGPRVYYQMSQDGLWFKWAGHLHPQFQTPGRAIVLQAVWSSVLVLTGTYRALFTRVIYTEWIFFALLALGVVLLRRRPGYQPAWRMPLVPLAPILFVLASAAIVFNQVRADLTNSAIGLAIVATGIPAYYLWARRRG; translated from the coding sequence ATGAGCCCACTCAATCGCGCCATCGGCTTGCCCGCGGCCACGGCCCTGGTGGTCGGCACAATCATCGGCTCCGCGATCTTCGTCCAGGCGTCCGAGATTACCGCGCTCGTGCCGTCGCCGCCGGCCGTGGTGCTGGCGTGGGCGGTGGCCGGCGCGCTCACGTTGATCGGCGCGCTGGTGTGCGCGGAACTGGCGTCGGCCTATCCGCGCACCGGCGGGGTGTACGTCTTCCTGCGAGAGATCTACTCGCCCGTGCTCGGCTTCCTGTGGGGCTGGGCCATGTTCTGGACCATGCACAGCGGCATTCTGGCCGCGATTGCGACGGTGTTCGCCCGCTACACGGGCTACTTCGTACCGCTGGACGATGCCGCCACCCGCGGCGTCGCGATTGGCGCCATTCTCGTCCTGTCGGCGGTCAACTACCTGGGCGTGCGGTTCGGCAGCGGCCTCCAGTCGGCGTTCACGGTGGTGAAAGTGGCGGCCGTGTTGGCGATCATTGCCATTGGGTGGGCGCTCAGCGGGTCGCCGGCGGCCGAGGCGGCCGTGGCCCCGGTGGCGGCCGTGACCGCCGGCAACTTCATGTTGGCGGTTGGCGCCGGCCTGTTCGCCTTTGGTGGCTGGCACATGGTCACCTACACCGCCGAGGAAACCGTCAACCCGACGCGCACGATCCCGCGGTCGCTGCTGATTGGCGTGGTGGTGGTGACGCTCTGTTACATCGGCCTCAACGCCATCTACCTGCGCGTGCTGTCGGTCGACAAGGTGATCGCCTCGTCTCGCGTCGCGGCCGACACCTTTGACGTGCTGATGGGGTCGGGCGGGGGCAGCGTGATTTCGGCGCTGGTCATGTTCAGCGCGTTTGGCGCGCTGAACGGGATCGTCATGGTGGGGCCGCGCGTCTATTACCAGATGTCGCAGGATGGCTTGTGGTTCAAGTGGGCCGGTCACCTGCATCCGCAGTTCCAGACGCCGGGCCGTGCCATCGTGCTGCAGGCGGTGTGGTCATCAGTGCTGGTGCTCACCGGCACGTATCGCGCGTTGTTCACCCGCGTGATCTACACCGAATGGATCTTCTTCGCGCTGCTGGCCCTCGGCGTGGTCCTGCTGCGGCGGCGTCCGGGCTATCAGCCGGCGTGGCGCATGCCGCTCGTCCCGCTGGCGCCGATCCTGTTCGTGCTGGCGTCGGCGGCGATCGTGTTCAACCAGGTGCGCGCCGATCTCACGAACAGTGCGATCGGGCTGGCGATTGTCGCCACCGGCATCCCCGCGTATTATCTCTGGGCTCGCCGCCGTGGCTAG
- a CDS encoding PQQ-dependent sugar dehydrogenase, which translates to MRLAAPVLVALLLTVVCAGTVAAQLRTAIVATGFTNPVAFVADPADPATFFVVEQRGTIRSITNGVISSVLFLDLRGQLSSGGERGLLGMAFPPDAATSRRFFINFTNLNGHTVVARYTRDAAGRVNTGSRFDLVWPDGRAFIEQPFSNHNGGHLAFGPDGFLYVGLGDGGSGGDPLNHAQNPNSLLGKMLRLDVGVADTDVRGYRVPEDNPFVDRDPIAALPEIWAFGLRNPWRYSFDDWTRGGTGALVIADVGQSAREEVNWEPRGAGGRNYGWRVREGRLPFDARQPAAYQPLTDPIHEYPRSDGQSITGGVVYRGTALDPMFNGRYFFADYVAGRVYSIGLALDEHQEATAVDLLVLTDLLGGTAELGLISSFGVDASGEMYIVSYSRGRILKIVP; encoded by the coding sequence ATGCGCCTCGCTGCTCCGGTCCTGGTCGCCCTTCTCCTAACGGTCGTCTGCGCGGGGACCGTCGCGGCCCAACTGCGCACCGCAATCGTCGCTACGGGCTTCACCAACCCGGTGGCCTTTGTCGCCGATCCCGCCGATCCCGCCACCTTCTTTGTCGTCGAGCAGCGCGGCACGATTCGCAGCATCACCAACGGCGTGATCTCGTCCGTCCTGTTCCTGGACCTGCGGGGACAGCTGTCATCAGGTGGCGAGCGCGGCCTGCTCGGCATGGCGTTTCCGCCGGATGCCGCCACCTCGCGCCGGTTCTTCATCAACTTCACCAACCTCAACGGACATACCGTGGTAGCGCGCTACACGCGCGACGCTGCCGGCCGGGTCAATACCGGCTCCCGGTTTGACCTGGTCTGGCCCGATGGCCGCGCCTTCATCGAGCAGCCCTTCTCGAATCACAACGGCGGCCACCTGGCGTTCGGCCCCGACGGCTTCCTGTATGTCGGCCTTGGCGACGGCGGCAGCGGCGGCGACCCGCTCAATCACGCTCAGAACCCCAACTCGCTGCTGGGCAAGATGCTCCGGCTCGACGTCGGCGTCGCCGACACCGACGTGCGCGGCTACCGCGTGCCCGAGGACAATCCGTTCGTGGATCGCGACCCGATCGCCGCGCTCCCGGAGATCTGGGCGTTCGGGCTGCGCAACCCATGGCGCTACAGCTTCGACGACTGGACCCGCGGCGGCACCGGCGCGCTGGTGATTGCCGACGTCGGGCAAAGCGCGCGCGAAGAAGTGAACTGGGAGCCTCGCGGCGCGGGTGGGCGCAACTACGGGTGGCGGGTGCGGGAAGGCCGCCTCCCATTCGATGCGCGGCAGCCGGCCGCGTACCAGCCGCTCACCGACCCGATTCACGAGTACCCACGCAGCGACGGGCAATCGATCACCGGGGGCGTGGTCTATCGCGGCACGGCACTGGACCCGATGTTCAACGGGCGATACTTCTTCGCCGACTACGTGGCGGGACGCGTCTACTCGATCGGCCTCGCACTCGACGAACACCAGGAAGCCACGGCCGTGGATTTGCTCGTGTTGACCGACCTGCTCGGCGGCACCGCGGAACTTGGTTTAATCAGCTCGTTCGGCGTGGACGCATCGGGCGAGATGTATATAGTTAGTTACTCGCGTGGGCGCATCCTGAAGATCGTGCCCTGA
- a CDS encoding type IV pilus twitching motility protein PilT — MAAAVDGLLMNMTQTGARGLRLAVGSPARMIDANGAAQDASTAPLTRQEILTLLSPIIPEQARRRLPQESTVDFDYVSSEAGAFKVTVLRNGTELAVSFVPDKSAPATSVAAGGAAPAPAAPVEKPVTRPVATAAPAGGGNAIDALFRLMVESKSSDLHLSSTMPPLIRKDGHMQPLDPGIGPLSPEDVMALLHPIMPVTNREEFESRHDTDFAYELTGLARFRANMFLDRKGPGAVFRVIPAQILTAEQLGLSPHILQLCRLTKGLVLVTGPTGSGKSTTLCAMIDYINKTRTDHIITIEDPIEFVHENQRCLINQREVGTHTGGFKNALRAAMREDPDIILVGELRDLETVAIAIETAETGHLVFGTLHTTTAASTVDRVIDQFPQEQQAQIRIMLSESLKGVIAQNLCRKIGGGRVAALEVLLINSAISNLIREAKTFQIPSMMQVGRAQGMVALNDALMELVTKKLVEPQEAYLKAVDKPGFEGLLKRANIDTKFVQGAAT; from the coding sequence ATGGCCGCAGCTGTGGACGGCTTGTTGATGAACATGACCCAGACCGGGGCACGCGGCTTGCGCCTGGCGGTCGGCAGCCCGGCACGGATGATCGACGCCAACGGCGCGGCACAGGACGCGAGCACGGCCCCGCTCACCAGGCAGGAGATTCTCACGCTGCTCAGCCCGATCATCCCGGAACAGGCCCGGCGGCGGCTGCCGCAGGAATCGACCGTGGACTTCGATTACGTCTCGTCCGAGGCCGGCGCCTTCAAGGTGACCGTGCTGCGCAACGGCACCGAGCTGGCGGTGAGTTTCGTGCCCGACAAGTCCGCGCCGGCCACGAGCGTGGCGGCCGGGGGAGCCGCGCCGGCGCCGGCGGCGCCGGTCGAGAAGCCGGTGACGCGCCCGGTGGCCACTGCGGCGCCCGCGGGCGGCGGCAACGCCATCGATGCGCTGTTCCGGTTGATGGTCGAGTCGAAGTCGTCAGACCTGCACCTGTCGTCGACCATGCCGCCGCTGATCCGCAAGGACGGCCACATGCAGCCGCTCGATCCGGGCATCGGTCCGCTGTCGCCAGAGGACGTCATGGCGCTGCTGCATCCGATCATGCCGGTGACCAATCGCGAGGAGTTCGAGTCGCGGCACGACACCGACTTCGCGTATGAGCTCACGGGCCTAGCCCGGTTCCGCGCCAACATGTTTCTCGACCGCAAGGGCCCTGGCGCCGTGTTTCGCGTCATCCCGGCGCAGATCCTCACGGCCGAGCAACTGGGGCTGTCGCCGCACATCCTGCAGTTGTGCCGGCTGACCAAGGGCCTGGTGCTGGTGACCGGCCCAACCGGTTCAGGCAAGTCGACCACGCTCTGCGCGATGATCGACTACATCAACAAGACGCGCACCGATCACATCATCACCATCGAGGATCCGATCGAGTTCGTGCACGAGAACCAGCGCTGCCTGATCAACCAGCGCGAAGTGGGCACGCACACCGGCGGCTTCAAGAACGCGCTGCGGGCCGCGATGCGCGAGGATCCCGACATCATCCTGGTGGGCGAGTTGCGCGACCTCGAGACCGTGGCCATTGCCATCGAGACCGCCGAGACGGGGCACCTGGTGTTCGGCACGCTGCACACCACGACCGCGGCCTCGACCGTCGATCGCGTGATCGATCAGTTTCCGCAGGAGCAGCAGGCGCAGATCCGCATCATGCTGTCCGAGTCGTTGAAGGGCGTGATTGCCCAGAACCTGTGCCGCAAGATCGGCGGCGGCCGGGTCGCGGCGCTCGAGGTGCTGCTGATCAACAGCGCCATCAGCAACCTGATTCGCGAAGCCAAGACCTTCCAGATTCCGTCGATGATGCAGGTCGGCCGCGCCCAGGGCATGGTCGCCCTGAACGACGCGCTGATGGAGCTGGTGACGAAGAAGCTGGTCGAGCCCCAGGAGGCGTACCTCAAGGCGGTCGACAAGCCCGGGTTCGAGGGCCTGTTGAAACGCGCGAACATCGACACGAAGTTCGTCCAGGGCGCGGCCACCTGA
- the ppk1 gene encoding polyphosphate kinase 1, which yields MVTPTAVTRRPRKRRAAESVSSVAVAPHRDWTKLDPNDLTSPSLYINRELSWLAFNERVLAQAQDTTHPLLERVKFLAISGTNLDEFFMVRVATILKKFRAGIEEVSIDGMTTDIELATIRGRALAQIDAQIACWSQSIRPLLAAEGIHFLDPHDYTPAIDAWLAHYFKDHIFPVLTPLAFDPGHPFPYISNLSMNLAVRVRHAGRTKFARVKVPGMLPRFVALPEHLSPLPGMSHVFLEDVIRRNIQTLFPGTQVEGTHLFRIIRDTDMVIQEDEADDLLETVDRGLKQLRHGALSLLHVEADMPKRVLSILIENFEIGEDVVARATDRLGFGDWHALTKLHRPALKYPALVPRTLWAPDETEKVFEQIADQDFLLHHPFDSFTSVETFLRAAVQDPHVIAIKITLYRIGANSPLVDLLIEAADQGKQVAVLVELKARFDERNNIAWANRLESAGIHVVYGLMNLKVHCKLALVVRQEADGIRRYAHVATGNYNRVTAQVYTDFGLFTADESILDDVSEVFNSLTGYSNKRSYHALLVAPVGLRQGFRALVEREIEHAKAGRSACIIIKNNAVADQGMIKTLYRASQAGVSIDMIVRGVCCLRPGIPGISDHITVRSIVGRFLEHSRVYYFENGGAPEVYLGSADLMERNLDRRVEVLCPITDPGLKQMVRDRVLAALLSDTDRAWTLQTDGAYTRATPPEGVPPSNSQRSLLEWYAAQHES from the coding sequence ATGGTCACCCCCACCGCCGTCACCAGACGCCCGCGGAAGCGCCGTGCCGCCGAGAGCGTGTCGTCGGTGGCGGTCGCGCCCCATCGCGACTGGACGAAGCTCGACCCTAACGACCTGACCTCGCCGTCGCTCTACATCAACCGCGAGCTGAGCTGGCTGGCCTTCAACGAACGGGTGCTGGCCCAGGCGCAGGACACCACCCATCCGCTGCTCGAGCGCGTCAAGTTCCTGGCTATTTCGGGGACCAACCTTGACGAGTTCTTCATGGTGCGCGTCGCCACCATCCTGAAGAAGTTCCGCGCCGGCATCGAGGAAGTGTCGATCGACGGTATGACCACCGACATCGAGCTGGCGACGATTCGCGGCCGCGCGCTGGCGCAGATCGACGCGCAGATCGCCTGCTGGTCGCAATCGATTCGCCCGCTGCTGGCCGCCGAAGGCATTCACTTCCTCGATCCGCACGACTACACGCCGGCGATCGACGCCTGGCTGGCGCATTACTTCAAGGACCACATCTTCCCGGTGCTGACGCCGCTGGCGTTCGACCCGGGCCATCCGTTTCCGTACATCTCGAACCTGAGCATGAACCTGGCGGTGCGCGTGCGCCACGCCGGCCGCACCAAGTTCGCGCGCGTCAAGGTGCCGGGCATGCTGCCGCGGTTCGTCGCCCTGCCGGAGCACCTGTCGCCGCTGCCGGGCATGTCCCACGTTTTCCTCGAGGACGTCATCCGGCGCAACATCCAGACGCTGTTCCCCGGCACGCAGGTCGAAGGGACGCACCTCTTCCGGATTATTCGCGACACCGACATGGTGATCCAGGAAGACGAGGCCGACGACCTGCTCGAAACCGTCGACCGCGGCCTCAAGCAGTTGCGGCACGGCGCGTTGTCGCTGCTGCATGTCGAGGCCGACATGCCGAAACGCGTGCTCAGCATCCTGATCGAAAACTTCGAGATCGGCGAGGACGTCGTCGCCCGTGCCACCGACCGGCTGGGGTTTGGCGACTGGCACGCGCTGACCAAGCTGCATCGCCCGGCCTTGAAGTACCCGGCGCTGGTCCCGCGCACGCTCTGGGCGCCCGACGAGACCGAGAAGGTGTTCGAGCAGATCGCCGACCAGGACTTCCTGCTCCACCATCCGTTCGATTCGTTCACCTCGGTGGAGACGTTCCTGCGCGCGGCGGTCCAGGATCCGCATGTGATCGCCATCAAGATCACGCTCTATCGCATTGGCGCCAACTCGCCGCTGGTCGACTTGTTGATCGAGGCGGCCGACCAGGGCAAGCAGGTGGCGGTGCTGGTCGAGCTGAAGGCGCGCTTCGACGAACGCAACAACATTGCCTGGGCCAACCGGCTCGAGTCCGCCGGCATCCACGTGGTCTACGGCCTGATGAACCTCAAGGTGCACTGCAAGCTGGCCCTGGTCGTTCGCCAGGAGGCCGACGGCATTCGCCGCTACGCCCATGTCGCCACCGGCAATTACAACCGCGTCACCGCGCAGGTCTACACCGATTTCGGCCTGTTCACCGCCGACGAAAGCATTCTCGACGACGTGAGCGAGGTGTTCAATTCGCTGACCGGCTACTCCAACAAGCGGTCGTATCACGCGCTGCTGGTGGCGCCGGTCGGGCTGCGCCAGGGCTTCCGCGCGCTGGTCGAGCGCGAGATCGAACACGCCAAGGCCGGCCGTTCGGCCTGCATCATCATCAAGAACAACGCGGTCGCCGACCAGGGCATGATCAAGACGCTCTACCGCGCGTCGCAGGCCGGCGTCTCGATCGACATGATCGTGCGCGGGGTGTGCTGCCTGCGCCCGGGCATTCCCGGCATCAGCGATCACATCACCGTCCGTTCGATCGTCGGCCGGTTCCTCGAGCACTCACGCGTTTACTACTTCGAGAACGGCGGGGCGCCCGAGGTGTACCTTGGCAGCGCCGACCTGATGGAGCGCAACCTCGATCGCCGCGTCGAGGTGCTCTGTCCGATCACCGACCCAGGCCTCAAGCAAATGGTGCGTGACCGCGTGCTCGCCGCGCTGTTGAGCGATACCGACCGGGCCTGGACGCTGCAGACCGACGGCGCGTACACCAGGGCCACGCCGCCCGAGGGCGTGCCGCCCTCGAACTCCCAGCGTTCCCTGCTGGAATGGTACGCGGCGCAGCACGAGTCCTGA
- a CDS encoding FIST N-terminal domain-containing protein yields MKVQQCRWSEDNGWAGPPPDAAAQLVLVFGDRAAIARPAVGADLAARWPAATIVGCSTAGQICGTDVFDAGLAATAIRFEHTTLRVASAPVTAAGSAAAGAALAKALAGPDLVHVLLLSEGLDINGEALVRGLGERLPATVSVTGGLSADGEQFHETVVLAGGVPRRNLVIAVGLYGSSLHVGCGSVGGWDSFGPERQITKSQGNVLYELDGQSALALYKRYLGEHASGLPASGLLFPLSLRTRDASTPVVRTILAVNEAEQSLTFAGNVPVGGYVRLMKANFDRLIDGAVGAGRISADALGTPVALALLISCVGRRMVLRQRVEEEVEGVRDIVGPGAVITGFYSYGEISPFTPSARCELHNQTMTVTTFSER; encoded by the coding sequence GTGAAGGTTCAGCAGTGCCGCTGGTCGGAGGACAACGGATGGGCCGGCCCTCCGCCGGACGCCGCTGCGCAGCTCGTGCTGGTCTTTGGCGACCGCGCCGCCATCGCCCGTCCCGCGGTTGGTGCGGACCTGGCGGCCCGCTGGCCGGCCGCCACCATCGTCGGTTGCTCGACCGCCGGCCAGATTTGCGGCACCGACGTGTTCGACGCCGGCCTGGCCGCCACCGCAATTCGATTTGAGCACACCACCCTGCGCGTCGCGTCGGCGCCGGTCACGGCCGCCGGCAGCGCGGCCGCGGGCGCGGCACTGGCAAAGGCACTCGCCGGTCCCGACCTGGTCCACGTTCTGCTCTTGTCCGAGGGCCTGGACATCAACGGCGAGGCGCTCGTGCGCGGCTTGGGCGAACGGTTGCCCGCCACCGTGTCGGTTACCGGCGGCCTGTCGGCTGACGGCGAACAGTTCCACGAAACCGTGGTGCTGGCGGGCGGGGTGCCGCGCCGGAACCTGGTGATCGCGGTCGGGCTCTACGGGTCATCCCTCCACGTCGGGTGCGGGTCGGTCGGTGGCTGGGATTCGTTCGGCCCCGAGCGCCAGATTACGAAGTCGCAAGGCAACGTGCTCTACGAGCTGGATGGCCAATCGGCCCTGGCGCTATACAAGCGTTACCTGGGCGAGCACGCGTCGGGCCTGCCGGCCTCGGGACTGCTCTTCCCGTTGTCGCTGCGCACGCGCGACGCGAGCACGCCTGTGGTGCGGACCATCTTGGCGGTGAACGAGGCCGAGCAGAGCCTCACTTTTGCCGGCAACGTGCCGGTGGGCGGCTATGTGCGGCTCATGAAGGCGAACTTCGATCGGCTGATCGATGGCGCGGTCGGCGCCGGCCGGATCAGCGCCGACGCACTGGGCACGCCCGTCGCTCTCGCGCTGCTGATCAGTTGCGTCGGCCGGCGAATGGTGCTGCGGCAACGGGTCGAAGAAGAAGTCGAGGGCGTCCGCGACATCGTCGGACCGGGCGCGGTGATCACCGGTTTCTATTCATACGGGGAGATCTCGCCCTTCACGCCGAGCGCCCGATGCGAGCTGCACAACCAGACCATGACGGTCACCACCTTCTCCGAGCGCTGA
- a CDS encoding amidohydrolase family protein — protein MKIDFHNHYYPPEYLAAVKKGPTKVRMDFDAEGNPRLHYPGDYNILVPGHRDLDYREGVLKKHGVDKQVITFTTPGTHFEEPATAVEMARHVNDAFAAAVRQRQHFLSLATLPLNDPGASVIELERAMTTLGLPGAMVFSNVNGVALADKVYEPLWQKANDLHAVIYIHPAHPLGVEAMEQYWLMPLVGFLMDTTLAAAHLVFAGVPERYPKIKWVLCHMGGAVPYLAERFDRGYEAFADCRANISRAPSTYLKQFYYDTVNFDLNNIELAIKFAGADHILAGSDYPHQIGSIPKMLDAISRLPISPTEREGIYGRNAARLLGVD, from the coding sequence ATGAAAATAGACTTTCACAATCACTACTATCCGCCTGAGTACCTGGCCGCGGTCAAGAAGGGCCCCACGAAAGTCCGCATGGACTTCGACGCCGAGGGCAACCCGCGCCTGCACTATCCGGGTGACTACAACATCCTGGTGCCGGGTCATCGTGATCTCGACTACCGCGAGGGCGTGTTGAAGAAACACGGCGTCGACAAGCAGGTGATCACGTTCACCACCCCGGGCACGCACTTCGAGGAGCCGGCCACCGCGGTCGAGATGGCCCGGCACGTGAACGATGCGTTTGCCGCCGCCGTCAGGCAGCGCCAGCACTTCTTGTCGCTGGCCACGTTGCCCTTGAACGATCCAGGCGCGTCGGTGATCGAACTCGAGCGCGCCATGACGACCCTTGGCTTGCCGGGGGCCATGGTCTTCAGCAACGTCAATGGGGTGGCGCTGGCCGACAAGGTCTACGAGCCGCTGTGGCAGAAGGCCAACGACCTGCACGCGGTGATCTACATTCATCCCGCGCACCCGCTTGGCGTGGAGGCGATGGAGCAGTACTGGCTGATGCCGCTGGTAGGGTTCCTGATGGATACCACGCTGGCCGCCGCGCACCTGGTGTTTGCCGGCGTGCCGGAGCGGTACCCGAAGATCAAATGGGTGCTGTGCCACATGGGCGGGGCGGTGCCGTACCTGGCGGAGCGGTTCGATCGCGGCTACGAGGCGTTCGCCGACTGCCGCGCCAACATCAGCCGCGCGCCAAGCACGTACTTGAAGCAGTTCTATTACGACACGGTGAACTTCGATCTCAACAACATCGAACTGGCCATCAAGTTCGCGGGCGCCGATCACATCCTGGCCGGCAGCGACTACCCGCACCAGATTGGCAGCATTCCGAAGATGCTCGACGCGATCAGCCGCCTGCCGATTTCGCCGACCGAGCGCGAGGGCATCTACGGCCGCAACGCCGCACGGTTGTTGGGAGTGGACTAA
- a CDS encoding sulfite exporter TauE/SafE family protein yields MLYDQRVPYSLELVALAVAGVVAGALNVIAGGGSFLTLPLLLFFGLPASLANGTNRVGVLSQNLGGVIGFHRHGAVDWPWALKASIPAVAGAALGVWAALAVPDFAFRRILSVAMVVVTIWSLASQRRKPVAAADLKPPTHWFVVLGFFAVGLYGGFIQAGVGFLVLAITSAAGMDLVRGNAVKLLSVLLLTVLSLVVFAGAGQVDWPRGLALAVGNWGGAVIGVRMAVLKGHKWLQQVVTVTVILFAILLWFN; encoded by the coding sequence ATGCTATACGATCAGCGCGTGCCGTACTCGCTTGAACTTGTGGCGCTGGCCGTGGCCGGCGTCGTCGCCGGCGCCCTCAACGTGATCGCGGGCGGCGGTTCGTTCCTGACCCTGCCCCTGCTGCTGTTCTTTGGGCTGCCGGCCTCGCTGGCCAACGGCACCAATCGCGTCGGCGTGCTCTCGCAGAACCTGGGCGGCGTCATTGGCTTCCACCGTCACGGGGCGGTCGACTGGCCATGGGCACTGAAGGCCAGCATCCCGGCCGTAGCGGGAGCCGCGCTTGGCGTGTGGGCGGCCCTGGCCGTGCCCGACTTCGCCTTTCGCCGCATCTTGTCGGTCGCCATGGTCGTCGTCACGATCTGGTCGCTGGCCAGCCAAAGACGCAAACCCGTGGCGGCGGCCGATCTCAAGCCACCGACGCACTGGTTCGTCGTCCTCGGCTTCTTCGCCGTCGGCCTCTACGGCGGGTTCATCCAGGCCGGCGTTGGGTTTCTCGTGCTGGCCATCACGTCGGCGGCCGGCATGGACCTGGTGCGCGGCAACGCGGTCAAGCTGCTCAGCGTGCTGCTGCTGACGGTGTTGTCGCTGGTGGTGTTCGCGGGCGCCGGACAAGTGGACTGGCCGCGGGGCCTGGCGCTGGCGGTTGGCAATTGGGGCGGCGCCGTGATCGGCGTGCGCATGGCCGTGCTCAAGGGCCACAAGTGGCTGCAGCAGGTGGTTACCGTCACCGTGATCCTGTTCGCGATTTTGCTCTGGTTTAATTAG